The genomic DNA GTTGTATTAAGTTGGTAATGTAATAAAAGTTTGTGTTTCTTAGCTTTAAATCTGAATTGGATCTTTTGGGGACATTTTCCGTTGGCATACTTTGCTATAGTAAAGATTTAATTGATATTAGGGCAGTTTGGGGTTAAAAATCCAACAGATGTATGCACAACCTACCTGCGCGAAATTTAATGATAAATCTAAAATTACAAGACACATAAAAGACGTTGTGCATCTGACCGTGTACAAATTGGTGTAACTGTAACAGAAAAAATGTCTCATTCAAAcgtcttaaaaaaatatttaaaaattaaattaagcttcGAGAGGTTAATGGGGGTTTACTTATAAACCTGTTTTGTGCACAAACTTGcacacccacacacacacacaaagcCTATGGCTAAAAAACACGAATCATACTCAAAAATCTGTATCACGAAATGGAAAGTTACTAGCTATACTCATACTCCTTATCCGCACTCTCCTGACGAAGTATTAACCTAAGCTTAGACCCTGGTCTTTGTTTTTCCTTATAAGCTCCTTTTTGAGCTGGTTGTAATTTTAACAAATGGAACATACTTTTTATTGAGAAAAATGCATAGGTACGTCGGGTGATACTTGCTGAGGAAGCTCAATTCTTCCGCTTTCTCGGGTGAACATGAGTCGGATTTCTTTTTCAGTGTCCAGGgcagaataataataatattagacCCCGTCCTGACACATGTAATATTTCCTTCTACTTCCAAGCGTccgcgtttggttttagagtttagttttggttttaatttatttataataattgtgttgttgaattatgagaaaaagtgtgaaaaagtaatgaatagttgagagaaagtgatgattgtgttgttgaactgtgaaaaaagtaatgcaTAGCTGAGAGAAAGtgatgattgtattgttgaattgtgaaaaatgtagtgaataattgagagaatttagtattaaaaattgaattgaatggttaaaaattttgaagaaaaaagaaaaaataataattgtgttgttgaattaaagataagtggagttgaaagtggaattgaattgagttgagttaaatttatttttaataccAAACAAGCCACGACGACTTCTACTATTCAACTCAATAATTTTGTACATGTCACACAGCTTATGTCaacataattataattttaaatgggCCGCTCGTTGCGGTCCACGTAAACGTCAAAAACTTTGTTTAGAATGATAGGGAAATCTGTCATGACTGAGCATGTGGATCTATTGCAATTAGGAAGAGAGGGTACCAAAATTTCTTCCTTCCAACAGGCCATTAACGACCAACTAACTTACAGAACACGTGTCGATGAAACGGCAGTTGCAGGTCCCTACGTAAAAACCGTTAGCGACAAGCAAATTCCATGGCAAGCGGGGGTCCCATCACTCGCATCCCTCCGTGTGCGTAGGCTTCTCTGCGCCTGCGCATCCTCCACGTGGCAGCTGCTCCTGATCCCGTGCCACGTGCCGTTGCTCCACAAGCCCCTTCATAAGCTGAACGGATCGGCTACGCACTTATCACCACCATCGATCGTTGTCGCGAGGAGTTCTGTTGAGAGTTATTGGCGACCAAAGACAcgcagaagaaagaaaagatgcAGTCGGCTAAGGAAGCGGTGGCCTCGGCCAAGGAGTCGTTGGCGGACCTGGGCGCCACCGCGCGGTATAACATGGAGAAGGCGAAAGCTACTGCCCAGGAGCAGGTACCGTGAACATGCCATACATACAGCACACAATGTGGGAAATTTCTATTCCTAACTTAGACGTGAGAGTTTTATGGTGGGGATGCATTTGTGCAGATGGACCGGATGATTGCCAACACCCAGATGGACAAGGACTTGGCCACCGAGAGGAAGCAGGAGAGGATAGATGAAGCCAAGCTCGGCACGCTGGAGGCTTACAACCAGAATGCAGCTGCCCGCGAGCAGACCGCCTTCATTGGCCAACCTGGACCCATGACTACTGCTGGCCCGCACGCATCTGGGACCCATACCAGCAGCACCAGGGGCTAGGACTCGCGTTTGGGTGGGTTCTGACGACGTCCGTAGCGCTGCAACCTTCTGATGCCCTTTGGGTTTAGAGGGATATATCTGTTTTTCGTGTTTTCcgatttctttctttgtttttcccTTCTTTACTCGCAGTGGCGAGGTAGTAGCAAGTTTTCTCCTGTGTCATCGAATAAGAGATTAGCGAATCAGTTAGATTTTTGCAACAGGATCAGCCAACTAACGATCTTATGATGGTGAGATCTGCTAAATCATATattgtcattgatcttatGACTGTTAACTCTAACGATGCTCTAACAAACTCAGTTTACCCGGTTCCCTTCAATTGGAAAAAAGGCACTCGACATCGAAGGCAAATGACAATGGTTACAAACATTCAACGCAGATTATTGGCTTTCAGCAACGTTGAAGCAAACAGCCAATGAAGATCGACCCCACGTACCTATAAATTAAACAATGCTAACTGCTTAATAGGTACCAGTTGAAGTAATTAAGAGCTCCTACCAGTGAATGAGTGTAAGACAGAAGACGAAGCAGAATCCTATCAGAGACAGTATACCACAAAACTCGGCTGGCAGGACACAATTTCTCTCTATCCCGAACATCAGCTCATTCTGGGTGGCCATAACTCAAATTGTACAACCCTTCTGCATTTGAAGACACAATGGTATAGATAGATGAGACTATCTACTCCTAGATGACTCCTGAAAGTACTCAAACCACAGTTCTCCGCAACTCAGCAGCTCCATGTGCAAAGTGACATCTATCCCCGAAAGTGCAAGAACCCTTTGCAAAGTTGTCGCACAGCTTCGTCTTGTAGTTGCTCCCTGGCGGGGCCCCCGGTCCTCCAAGGCCATGGCCACCCTTGGGAGGGCCACCCACGGCCCCAATGTCCATGATCAGCTCCCTCACCATGGTGCTCGCCTGCTTGATCTGCTCGAATGTGCCCTCGAGCTCAATGTTCCTCAGGTTTGGGTCCGACTCATGGTCTCTAATTGAGAGCTTAGTCCCTGTTTGGCGGCATATCAGCTTCGAGTTCACCCCTCCCTTCCCTATGATGGCCCCAGCAAGGGAGGCATCCACACTGATCTTCGCGGTGGCAGAGGCGCCAAAGCTAGAGGCAGGGCCAGGAATCGATGGAGGTGGGGGCCCGCCCAAGCGTCCAGGAATTGGAGGCTGGCCCACCCCACGGGGATCGTCAAAGGATGGGGCGACGGGCTTTCCAAGCTCCCACTCGCCGTGGGCAAAATGGCACTTGTCGCCAAACTTGCAGCCCTCAGCAGTGTTGTATTTGTTGCACAAGCGGGTCTTGACAGAGGGCTGAGTAGAGGCATTGTGCTGGGGCAGTGGTGGCAGTGGGCCTGCATTTCGTGACGGTGGAGAAACAATGGGTGCTAGATTCATCATCTGTGCCACTGCATTGTAACCGCCTGGAACATAGTGCAGGAAGTGGCATCCCTCTCCAAAGGGGCACCCGGTAATGCTGCAATAGAAAATAGTATCGACTCAGATCTAATTGAGAAAACAAAGATGCTG from Punica granatum isolate Tunisia-2019 chromosome 2, ASM765513v2, whole genome shotgun sequence includes the following:
- the LOC116195878 gene encoding zinc finger CCCH domain-containing protein 14-like, which codes for MDARKRGRHEGGANNANGGFKKSKQEMESLSTGVGSKSKPCTKFFSITGCPFGEGCHFLHYVPGGYNAVAQMMNLAPIVSPPSRNAGPLPPLPQHNASTQPSVKTRLCNKYNTAEGCKFGDKCHFAHGEWELGKPVAPSFDDPRGVGQPPIPGRLGGPPPPSIPGPASSFGASATAKISVDASLAGAIIGKGGVNSKLICRQTGTKLSIRDHESDPNLRNIELEGTFEQIKQASTMVRELIMDIGAVGGPPKGGHGLGGPGAPPGSNYKTKLCDNFAKGSCTFGDRCHFAHGAAELRRTVV
- the LOC116195880 gene encoding 18 kDa seed maturation protein-like; translation: MQSAKEAVASAKESLADLGATARYNMEKAKATAQEQMDRMIANTQMDKDLATERKQERIDEAKLGTLEAYNQNAAAREQTAFIGQPGPMTTAGPHASGTHTSSTRG